From a region of the Halanaerobium hydrogeniformans genome:
- a CDS encoding DUF3159 domain-containing protein → MKINAQEILSELKSIVFSRTFDAILPPLVFAIINNFFTLNYALIFAVFTALAIIFKRIIKKENWKYSFVGLFIVIFASALAFLTDNASSYFLPAIFSSSLLLIITIISLILGKPIAALASHISRSWPLEWFWRKDIKPAYREVSIFWAIFIAFRLSIQILLFQSASPLFLAWSNILLGWPFTITILIISYIYGLWRLKNLGGPGVEEFKNNKKPPWEGQKKGF, encoded by the coding sequence ATGAAAATAAATGCTCAGGAAATATTATCTGAATTAAAATCTATAGTTTTCAGTAGAACTTTTGATGCTATATTACCACCCTTAGTCTTTGCTATAATTAATAATTTTTTCACACTTAACTATGCCCTGATTTTTGCAGTTTTTACTGCTTTAGCAATAATTTTTAAAAGAATTATTAAAAAAGAGAACTGGAAATATTCTTTTGTCGGTTTATTTATAGTTATATTTGCATCTGCTCTTGCTTTTTTAACAGATAATGCAAGCAGCTATTTTCTTCCTGCAATCTTCAGTAGTTCTTTGCTACTTATTATTACAATAATTTCACTAATATTAGGCAAACCAATAGCTGCCCTGGCAAGTCATATCTCAAGATCATGGCCTTTAGAATGGTTTTGGAGAAAAGATATTAAACCTGCTTATAGAGAAGTAAGTATTTTTTGGGCAATATTTATAGCCTTTAGACTAAGCATTCAAATATTACTATTTCAATCTGCAAGCCCCTTATTCCTTGCCTGGTCTAATATTTTACTTGGCTGGCCATTTACAATAACAATTTTAATTATTAGTTATATCTATGGACTCTGGAGGCTTAAAAACTTAGGTGGCCCAGGAGTTGAAGAATTTAAAAATAATAAAAAACCTCCCTGGGAAGGACAGAAAAAAGGATTTTAA
- a CDS encoding macro domain-containing protein — MYRIQISDLELEFVQGDIVGQPDLDAIVNAANAELRMGGGVAGVIHRAAGPELEKKSSSLAPLKPGEAVITDGYQLENDFVIHTLGPVYGVDKPEERLLAKCYQNSLKIAEKTNIESIGFPAISTGAFNYPIQEAAAVSLQTVKEEIYELKSIKLIRFILYNEDDYNIYKNIAEKIFITDE; from the coding sequence ATGTATAGGATTCAAATCTCTGATCTTGAATTAGAATTTGTTCAGGGAGATATTGTTGGCCAGCCCGATTTAGATGCCATTGTTAATGCAGCCAATGCAGAACTTAGAATGGGGGGAGGGGTTGCTGGTGTTATTCACAGAGCAGCTGGTCCAGAACTTGAAAAAAAATCAAGCTCATTAGCTCCACTAAAACCAGGAGAAGCCGTTATTACTGATGGATATCAACTGGAAAATGATTTTGTTATCCATACTTTAGGACCTGTTTATGGTGTGGATAAACCAGAAGAAAGACTGCTTGCTAAATGTTATCAAAATAGTTTAAAAATTGCAGAAAAAACTAATATAGAATCTATTGGTTTCCCGGCTATCTCAACAGGAGCATTTAATTATCCCATTCAAGAAGCTGCTGCTGTTTCACTGCAGACAGTTAAAGAAGAAATTTATGAACTAAAAAGCATTAAATTAATAAGATTTATACTTTATAATGAAGATGATTATAATATCTATAAAAATATAGCTGAGAAAATATTTATAACTGATGAGTGA
- a CDS encoding cyclase family protein — translation MKKLIDLSHEIRSNMPVYPGDRKVNLEKDRDLEKDEYINHNLSMGMHVGTHIDLPMHMIKSNYAVSDLTLNKLSGPAKLIYAKGEKVIQYKSAYEKLIKKDDIVIIYTGFAEKFNSQEYYHEHPLISKGLAEFFAKKEINILAFDMPSPDKSPYEIHKILFKKNILILENLCNLEKLLGFKKFNLFIFPLKVKTSGAPVRVAAELP, via the coding sequence ATGAAAAAATTAATAGATTTAAGTCACGAAATTAGATCAAACATGCCTGTTTATCCTGGAGACAGAAAAGTTAATTTGGAAAAAGATCGTGATTTAGAAAAAGATGAATACATTAATCATAATTTAAGCATGGGAATGCATGTTGGCACTCATATTGATTTGCCAATGCATATGATTAAAAGCAACTATGCTGTTAGTGATCTTACACTAAATAAATTATCAGGACCAGCAAAGCTGATTTACGCTAAAGGAGAAAAAGTAATACAGTATAAAAGCGCTTATGAAAAGCTAATTAAAAAAGATGATATTGTTATTATTTATACAGGGTTTGCTGAAAAATTTAATAGTCAAGAATATTATCATGAGCATCCTTTAATCAGCAAAGGACTAGCTGAGTTTTTTGCTAAAAAAGAAATAAATATCCTTGCTTTTGATATGCCATCTCCAGATAAATCGCCGTATGAGATTCATAAAATTTTATTCAAAAAAAATATACTTATTTTGGAAAACCTATGTAATTTAGAAAAATTACTTGGTTTTAAAAAGTTTAATTTATTTATCTTTCCATTAAAAGTTAAGACATCTGGAGCACCTGTTAGAGTAGCAGCAGAGCTTCCTTAA
- a CDS encoding DUF1385 domain-containing protein, with product MNKNESIGGRAYSNGVQLMNSSKAVKAYYNKAGDLKVDIKRSRKIKKANFLKKIPVIRGILSIFIALWVFLKEVLKNPIKYWFIFLIILFDLIFWFGGNGEVTTFRALFLLSYFFLPLFLIFYFRNNISEVLKFHGAEHMAVNYYENDCQGQIKNYSRIHKSCGSNFIFYFILFQIIGSLLALDLNIIIRQLLYIGLAYEAMKYTPDSLLFIVTIIQRFVAKKPDKKQIIAAEKALNVLMDEKVDNYI from the coding sequence ATGAATAAAAACGAAAGTATTGGTGGTCGAGCATATAGCAATGGTGTTCAGCTTATGAATAGTAGTAAAGCTGTTAAAGCTTATTACAACAAAGCTGGAGACTTAAAAGTTGATATTAAACGTTCTAGAAAAATAAAAAAAGCAAATTTTTTAAAAAAGATTCCTGTGATAAGAGGTATTTTAAGTATTTTTATTGCTCTCTGGGTATTTTTAAAAGAAGTATTAAAAAACCCAATCAAATACTGGTTTATATTTTTAATTATACTTTTCGATCTTATTTTCTGGTTTGGTGGTAATGGTGAGGTTACTACTTTTAGGGCTCTGTTTTTATTAAGTTATTTTTTCCTGCCTTTATTTTTGATCTTTTATTTTCGAAATAATATATCTGAAGTTTTAAAATTTCACGGGGCAGAACATATGGCAGTAAATTATTATGAAAATGACTGTCAGGGCCAGATAAAAAATTATTCTCGAATTCATAAAAGCTGTGGAAGCAACTTTATTTTTTATTTTATTTTATTTCAAATAATAGGTAGTCTACTTGCTCTTGATTTAAATATTATTATTCGCCAGCTTTTATATATTGGTTTAGCTTATGAAGCAATGAAATATACTCCTGATAGTTTGCTTTTTATTGTGACTATTATTCAGAGGTTTGTGGCAAAAAAACCGGATAAAAAACAAATTATTGCTGCAGAAAAAGCATTAAATGTTTTGATGGACGAAAAAGTAGATAATTATATATAA
- a CDS encoding DUF6485 family protein: MADCKNFNDNKEICNCTYSCSKKGYCCECLHYHRKRGELPACYFSADAEKTYDRSINHFVQLNS, encoded by the coding sequence ATGGCAGACTGCAAAAATTTTAATGATAACAAAGAAATTTGCAACTGCACTTATAGCTGTTCTAAAAAAGGTTATTGCTGTGAATGCCTCCACTATCACCGCAAAAGAGGCGAATTACCTGCCTGTTATTTTAGTGCAGATGCTGAAAAAACCTATGATCGCAGTATAAATCATTTTGTTCAGCTTAATTCTTAA
- a CDS encoding Cof-type HAD-IIB family hydrolase, producing MNTKLLALDLDGTLLKDDLTISSRNKEAIKKARQKGVEVVIATGRPNSAAMKYIEELELDSYLITYNGALIKDLKKDRIVKHSPVELEMSYEILDYVKANDLYLNIYLQDQIFCNKECEERQYYEELMGVEPTLVKNKFKKVFDQQSTKLLIIEKDLEETEKIFNHLSAKYADKLKFNRSIIDCIDIMDKSVSKGNALKTLVDLLGLNSEQLVAIGDRNNDLEMIKYAGVGVAVSSGEKILKDAADYITTSNNEDGVAEYIEKFIL from the coding sequence TTGAATACCAAATTATTGGCATTAGACTTAGATGGAACTTTATTAAAAGATGACTTGACTATTTCTTCTAGAAATAAAGAAGCAATAAAAAAAGCTAGACAAAAGGGAGTAGAGGTTGTTATAGCAACTGGAAGGCCTAACTCAGCTGCAATGAAGTATATAGAAGAATTAGAGTTAGATAGTTACCTTATTACATATAATGGTGCTTTAATCAAAGATCTTAAAAAAGACAGGATAGTTAAACATTCTCCTGTTGAATTAGAGATGAGCTATGAGATTTTAGATTATGTTAAAGCAAATGATTTGTATTTAAATATTTATTTACAGGATCAAATATTTTGCAATAAAGAATGTGAAGAAAGACAATATTATGAAGAATTAATGGGGGTAGAGCCAACTTTAGTAAAAAATAAATTTAAGAAAGTTTTTGATCAACAATCTACTAAATTATTAATAATAGAAAAAGACCTTGAGGAAACTGAAAAAATATTTAATCATTTAAGTGCAAAGTATGCAGATAAATTAAAATTTAATAGATCTATAATTGATTGTATTGATATTATGGATAAAAGCGTTTCAAAAGGTAATGCTTTAAAGACATTAGTAGATTTATTGGGACTAAATTCTGAGCAGCTTGTTGCAATCGGAGACAGAAATAATGATCTAGAAATGATTAAATATGCCGGGGTTGGAGTTGCTGTCTCAAGTGGTGAAAAAATATTGAAAGATGCTGCCGATTATATTACCACTTCAAATAATGAAGATGGGGTAGCAGAATATATAGAAAAGTTTATTCTTTAG
- a CDS encoding N-acyl-D-amino-acid deacylase family protein, with protein sequence MIYLYDLLIKNGTIVDPIKGKEKLNIAVKNGIIAKLTKEFLPTNKEINVDGQYISPGFIDIHIHEDKLENNKIEFDIFKTMALMGVTTAVGGNCGFSSQNLSNYFESLERQKPLINYLGLSGYGSLREKAGVKDNYKHISDSKIKEIKRLLKEDLEAGSLGLSFGLEYTPGLTTKEMIELSELVAEYPQRLVTAHYRFDSVRALESIAELIIIAREAGNKMQISHLGSCTAYGQTAEALKMIEQANKAGIDIMADIYPYDAFSSYIGSAVFDAGCFEKWGIDYEAVKILEGKYKGQECTEKIFNYLRKNEVDTLVAVSAMDESEIVEAIKNPLLMIASDGLLNQGQGHPRSAGTCPRVIAKYVRKEKQISLKNAVNKMTNLPAQRIGLSKKGRIKEGYDADLTIFDFNTIEDNASFEQPTKAPTGINHVLIKGVEIVKNSELTGQRSAEVIKL encoded by the coding sequence GTGATCTATTTGTATGATCTATTAATAAAAAACGGAACAATTGTTGACCCGATCAAGGGGAAAGAAAAATTAAATATTGCTGTAAAAAATGGTATAATTGCAAAGTTAACTAAAGAATTTTTGCCTACAAATAAAGAAATTAATGTAGACGGTCAATATATAAGTCCTGGATTCATAGACATTCATATCCATGAAGATAAATTAGAAAATAATAAGATTGAATTTGACATTTTTAAAACTATGGCTTTAATGGGTGTAACAACAGCAGTAGGTGGTAATTGTGGTTTTAGTTCTCAAAATCTATCGAATTATTTTGAGTCTTTAGAAAGACAAAAACCTTTAATCAATTACTTAGGTTTAAGTGGTTATGGTAGTTTGAGGGAAAAAGCAGGTGTAAAAGATAATTATAAGCATATTTCAGACTCTAAAATTAAAGAAATCAAAAGGCTCTTAAAAGAAGATTTAGAAGCAGGTAGTTTAGGACTTTCTTTTGGTTTAGAATATACTCCCGGACTAACTACTAAGGAAATGATTGAACTTTCTGAGCTTGTTGCAGAATATCCTCAGCGTTTAGTTACAGCGCATTATAGATTTGATTCTGTAAGGGCTTTAGAATCAATAGCAGAATTGATCATTATTGCTAGAGAAGCAGGAAACAAGATGCAGATATCTCATTTAGGCAGCTGTACTGCTTATGGGCAAACAGCTGAGGCCTTAAAAATGATCGAGCAGGCAAATAAAGCAGGGATTGATATAATGGCTGATATTTATCCCTATGATGCTTTTAGCAGTTATATTGGTAGTGCAGTTTTTGATGCTGGTTGTTTTGAAAAGTGGGGAATTGATTATGAAGCAGTTAAAATTTTAGAAGGAAAATATAAAGGTCAAGAGTGTACAGAAAAAATCTTTAATTATTTGAGAAAAAATGAAGTAGATACTCTTGTAGCCGTTTCTGCAATGGATGAATCGGAAATTGTGGAAGCTATTAAAAATCCCCTGCTGATGATTGCAAGTGATGGACTTCTCAATCAAGGCCAGGGCCATCCGCGTTCAGCTGGAACTTGCCCCAGAGTAATTGCAAAGTATGTTAGAAAAGAAAAACAGATAAGCTTAAAAAATGCAGTAAATAAAATGACTAATCTTCCTGCTCAAAGAATAGGTCTTAGTAAAAAAGGGAGAATCAAAGAAGGTTATGATGCAGATCTAACAATCTTTGATTTTAATACAATTGAAGATAATGCTAGTTTTGAGCAGCCGACAAAAGCTCCAACAGGAATTAACCATGTACTTATAAAGGGAGTTGAAATAGTGAAAAACTCTGAATTAACCGGTCAAAGATCTGCTGAAGTAATAAAGTTATAG
- a CDS encoding YfcC family protein, which translates to MSSEKKRVGFAEKFPHVLVLLFVIIILAALSTYIVTPGSYERVIVEGREVIDPGSYQVVERTPVGIFGILKAIPEGLNEVGFIIFFIFIVGGSFGIISKTGAVDAGIASLTRLLEGREKIIIPAIMGVFALGGSTLGMAEETLVFIPAMVPLAIALGFDSITGVAVVLIGAGAGFAGAFMNPFTIGIAQGIAELPIFSGMGFRIGVWFVITGIAVAFVYRYAAKIKENPELSPMYEEDRQRNLSVDISEFEKLEKHHKNVLAVVIIGFLMLIWGVTQYGWYITEISALFLGIGIAAGLIGKLGVNGTAESFVEGAKDLTMAAIIVGVARAILVVLNDGNIIDTILFSVSNAIEGLPSYFSALGMYFFQSLLNIIVPSGSGQAALTMPIMSPLSDLVGVSRQTAVLAYQLGDGFTNIWSPTSGYFMAGLGLAGVGWEKWAKWFMPLLLIWFAAGGVLVTIAHLIQYGPF; encoded by the coding sequence ATGAGTAGTGAAAAAAAGAGAGTAGGATTTGCTGAAAAGTTCCCACATGTATTAGTTTTACTGTTTGTAATTATAATACTGGCCGCCCTTTCCACTTATATAGTGACCCCAGGTTCTTATGAGCGGGTGATAGTAGAGGGGAGAGAGGTCATTGATCCCGGTTCTTATCAGGTAGTAGAGAGGACACCAGTTGGTATTTTCGGGATCTTAAAAGCTATTCCGGAGGGTTTAAATGAGGTAGGTTTTATAATATTCTTTATCTTTATCGTTGGTGGTTCATTTGGAATAATATCTAAAACTGGAGCCGTTGATGCTGGTATAGCTTCTTTGACAAGACTCTTAGAGGGAAGAGAGAAAATTATAATCCCGGCAATTATGGGAGTTTTTGCCTTGGGAGGTTCAACCCTGGGAATGGCCGAAGAAACCCTGGTTTTTATACCGGCAATGGTACCACTTGCAATAGCATTAGGTTTTGATTCGATTACAGGGGTAGCAGTTGTTTTAATTGGAGCTGGAGCAGGTTTTGCAGGTGCATTTATGAACCCTTTTACAATTGGAATAGCTCAGGGAATTGCTGAACTACCAATCTTTTCGGGGATGGGTTTTAGAATAGGAGTTTGGTTCGTTATTACAGGGATAGCAGTTGCTTTTGTTTATAGATATGCAGCAAAAATAAAAGAGAATCCAGAATTAAGTCCGATGTATGAAGAAGATCGTCAGAGAAATCTTTCAGTAGATATTTCTGAGTTTGAGAAATTAGAAAAACATCATAAAAATGTATTAGCAGTTGTTATTATTGGTTTTTTAATGTTAATCTGGGGAGTAACTCAATATGGATGGTATATAACTGAAATATCTGCCCTTTTTCTTGGGATTGGAATAGCTGCTGGTTTAATAGGTAAATTAGGTGTTAATGGGACTGCAGAATCATTTGTAGAAGGAGCAAAGGATTTGACAATGGCAGCTATAATTGTTGGTGTTGCTCGTGCTATATTAGTAGTTTTAAATGATGGCAATATTATTGACACAATCTTATTTTCTGTATCTAATGCAATTGAAGGACTTCCGTCTTATTTTTCTGCACTTGGAATGTATTTTTTCCAGAGTCTTTTAAATATCATAGTTCCTTCTGGTAGTGGGCAGGCAGCACTAACAATGCCCATCATGTCACCTCTGTCAGATTTAGTAGGTGTTTCCAGACAAACTGCCGTTCTTGCCTATCAATTAGGTGATGGCTTTACAAATATCTGGTCCCCAACTTCAGGCTATTTTATGGCAGGTTTAGGATTAGCGGGAGTCGGTTGGGAAAAATGGGCTAAATGGTTTATGCCTTTATTGTTGATTTGGTTTGCTGCAGGAGGGGTTTTAGTAACAATTGCTCATCTGATTCAATATGGCCCATTTTAA
- a CDS encoding NAD(P)-dependent malic enzyme, whose protein sequence is MNLKEEALKLHKDNQGKLMVKTKVAVNDEHDLSLAYSPGVAEPCLEIEREPNKIYEYTNKANFVAVVSDGSAVLGLGDIGAAASMPVMEGKAVLFKEFGGVDAFPICLDESDPDKIIEIVKKMESVWGGINLEDIKAPKCFYIEDRLKKELSIPVFHDDQHGTAIITLAGLINSLKIVDKKMEEIKVVVNGAGAAGVSIIDLLLAEGVKDIIALDSKGAIYEGRDNLNESKEELAKLTNKNNKSGDLAEIMKDTDVFIGVSIANLVSKDMVKSMNADPIIFAMANPVPEIMPDEAFAAGAKIVGTGRSDFPNQVNNVLAFPGIFRGALDVRAREINKKMKQAAAYALADLIAEDELKPDYVIPKPFDPRVGPYVAAAVAQAAIDTNVARIKLSYEEELENAKKIMAK, encoded by the coding sequence ATGAATTTAAAAGAAGAAGCTCTAAAGTTACATAAGGACAATCAGGGTAAATTGATGGTCAAAACAAAGGTTGCGGTAAATGACGAACATGATCTTTCTTTAGCTTATTCACCTGGAGTTGCTGAACCATGTTTAGAGATCGAAAGAGAACCTAATAAAATCTATGAGTATACAAACAAAGCAAACTTTGTGGCGGTAGTTAGTGATGGTAGTGCAGTTTTAGGCCTGGGCGATATTGGAGCAGCAGCTTCGATGCCAGTTATGGAAGGAAAAGCAGTTCTTTTTAAAGAATTCGGTGGTGTAGATGCATTTCCAATCTGTCTTGACGAATCTGACCCAGACAAAATAATAGAAATAGTTAAAAAAATGGAATCTGTCTGGGGTGGAATTAACTTAGAGGATATTAAGGCTCCAAAGTGTTTTTATATAGAAGATAGACTTAAAAAAGAGCTCAGTATTCCTGTTTTTCATGATGACCAGCATGGAACAGCTATTATAACTTTAGCAGGTTTGATTAACTCTCTTAAAATTGTTGACAAAAAGATGGAAGAGATAAAGGTTGTTGTCAATGGTGCTGGAGCTGCTGGAGTAAGTATTATCGATTTACTTTTAGCAGAAGGAGTCAAGGATATAATCGCTTTAGACAGCAAAGGGGCTATTTATGAAGGTAGAGATAATCTTAATGAGAGCAAAGAAGAGTTAGCAAAATTAACAAATAAAAATAATAAAAGTGGAGATCTTGCCGAGATTATGAAGGATACAGATGTATTTATTGGAGTATCAATTGCCAATTTGGTTTCAAAAGATATGGTTAAATCAATGAATGCCGATCCAATAATCTTTGCAATGGCCAATCCCGTTCCAGAAATCATGCCTGATGAGGCTTTTGCAGCAGGTGCAAAAATCGTTGGTACAGGTCGTTCTGATTTTCCAAATCAGGTTAATAATGTACTTGCATTTCCCGGTATTTTCAGGGGTGCCCTTGATGTAAGAGCTAGAGAGATCAACAAAAAAATGAAACAGGCAGCAGCATATGCTTTAGCTGATCTAATTGCTGAAGATGAACTTAAGCCTGATTATGTAATACCAAAACCATTTGATCCAAGGGTAGGACCATATGTGGCAGCTGCAGTCGCTCAAGCAGCGATAGATACCAATGTAGCCAGAATAAAATTAAGTTATGAAGAAGAATTAGAAAATGCCAAAAAAATTATGGCAAAATAA
- a CDS encoding nucleotidyltransferase family protein → MKKILLNIAENFNRDNINWAIGASYLLKIHNIVDTANDLDILVVKTDFKKAASLLDRIGQKEKAEKKQKYFSNEFYKYQVDGVEVDLFVDLVLNYNNSFLNYQFKKESITEYKKINRVQIPLASLEDWYILYSLMPDKENKIKLLEDYFKQHGVKKPEIFHKILKEDLPNELKKRINRFL, encoded by the coding sequence ATGAAAAAGATTTTATTGAATATAGCAGAAAACTTTAATAGAGACAATATTAACTGGGCAATTGGGGCTTCATATTTATTGAAAATTCATAACATTGTTGATACAGCAAATGATTTAGATATTTTAGTTGTGAAAACTGATTTTAAAAAGGCCGCTTCTCTTTTAGATAGGATAGGACAGAAAGAAAAAGCAGAAAAAAAACAAAAATATTTTTCAAATGAATTTTATAAGTATCAAGTTGATGGTGTTGAAGTTGATTTATTTGTTGATTTAGTTTTAAACTATAATAATAGTTTTTTAAATTATCAATTTAAAAAAGAATCGATCACAGAGTATAAAAAGATTAACCGGGTTCAAATCCCACTGGCTTCACTAGAAGACTGGTATATTTTATACTCATTAATGCCTGACAAAGAAAACAAAATTAAATTACTGGAAGATTATTTTAAACAGCATGGGGTAAAAAAACCTGAAATATTTCATAAAATTCTAAAAGAAGACCTTCCTAATGAGCTAAAGAAAAGGATTAATAGATTTTTATAA
- a CDS encoding GTP pyrophosphokinase, translated as MADKITVEKAVEDYKKNREKFIYLTSEVEKIIKEVLNDKEIEYHNIEKRTKSIESFKRKAKREKYKDPINEITDLAGIRIVTLFEKDVYKISTIIKEIFKIDYENSVDKSDFLEADKMGYKSVHYIAALTDKRITDSKLESFKDFYFEIQIRSILQHAWAEIEHDRNYKFKGNLPKHLQRRFYSLAGMLEMADREFNQLAKEVEEYKSRVKDITKDGEIELELTLNSLKKYSLNKFNEAINSSLISVDFDNETILKELKIYGINNLIELDDIVPENFCEFIKKILNKKRIVKLSPLIRTMMIINDHHKYFEIVCDNNELNPDNFYLRLLKEYDITINKII; from the coding sequence ATGGCTGATAAAATAACAGTTGAAAAAGCTGTAGAAGATTACAAAAAAAATAGAGAGAAATTCATTTATTTAACTTCAGAAGTAGAGAAAATCATAAAAGAAGTTTTAAATGATAAAGAGATAGAATATCATAACATTGAAAAACGCACCAAAAGTATTGAAAGTTTTAAAAGAAAAGCAAAGAGAGAAAAATATAAAGATCCAATTAACGAGATAACTGATTTAGCTGGAATAAGAATAGTAACCCTTTTTGAAAAAGATGTTTATAAAATTAGTACAATTATAAAAGAAATATTTAAAATTGATTATGAAAATAGTGTAGATAAATCTGATTTTTTAGAAGCAGACAAAATGGGGTACAAATCTGTTCATTATATTGCTGCTTTAACTGACAAAAGAATAACGGATTCTAAATTGGAATCTTTTAAAGACTTCTATTTTGAGATACAAATTAGAAGTATTCTTCAACATGCCTGGGCTGAAATAGAACATGACAGAAACTACAAATTCAAAGGCAATTTACCCAAACATTTACAGAGGAGATTTTATTCTCTAGCCGGAATGCTGGAAATGGCAGACCGAGAATTTAATCAACTTGCTAAAGAGGTAGAGGAATATAAATCAAGGGTAAAAGATATTACAAAAGATGGAGAAATAGAATTAGAATTAACCCTTAATTCATTAAAAAAATACTCATTAAATAAATTTAATGAGGCAATAAATTCCAGTTTGATAAGTGTTGATTTTGATAACGAAACAATTTTAAAAGAATTAAAAATTTATGGGATTAATAATTTAATAGAATTAGATGATATTGTACCAGAAAATTTTTGCGAGTTTATAAAGAAAATTCTAAATAAAAAAAGAATAGTAAAATTATCACCATTAATTCGAACCATGATGATAATAAATGATCATCATAAATATTTTGAAATTGTCTGTGATAACAATGAACTAAATCCAGACAACTTTTATCTAAGATTATTAAAAGAATATGATATTACTATTAATAAGATTATTTAA
- a CDS encoding homoserine dehydrogenase yields the protein MLKIGILGLGTVGSGVVKIMQQNSVNIHNKVGTDLKIEKILVNNINKERIVDIEPGVLTENESDILDNPAIDIVVELIGGEEPAYKYIMRAIENGKHIVTANKLVIAKHGKEIFKKAEEKNVQVSYEASVAGGLPIIRPLQNSLAANRIEKIYGILNGTTNYILTKMSEDNQSFEEALLKAQEMGYAESDPTSDVDGYDAAYKITILSSLAYQRFVDVENVYVEGIRNIAIDDIKFAKEMGYVIKLLAIAKNSDEGLDIRVHPAFVPENHTLAMINNTYNCVYLHGDAVGEVMSSAEGAGQMPTGSAVVADIIYISKNINYNKQEYPKIDSCQKNNIIDTKEIESSFYIRLSVFDKPGVMAKIAKIFGDNNVSLASVLQKERLNPVVPLVLITHSVKEKYLYKSISEIKELEDVNDINSVIRVEKHI from the coding sequence TTGCTTAAGATAGGTATTTTAGGATTAGGAACTGTTGGTAGTGGAGTAGTAAAGATTATGCAGCAAAATAGTGTGAACATCCATAATAAAGTAGGGACAGATTTAAAGATTGAAAAAATCTTAGTAAATAACATAAATAAAGAAAGAATTGTAGATATTGAGCCAGGTGTATTAACTGAAAATGAATCTGATATATTGGATAATCCGGCTATCGATATTGTTGTAGAATTAATTGGTGGAGAAGAACCTGCTTATAAATACATAATGAGAGCAATTGAAAATGGAAAACACATAGTAACGGCCAATAAATTAGTTATAGCAAAACATGGTAAAGAAATTTTCAAAAAAGCAGAAGAAAAAAATGTGCAGGTTAGTTATGAAGCAAGTGTTGCGGGCGGTTTGCCGATTATCAGGCCTCTCCAAAACTCATTAGCAGCTAACAGAATTGAAAAAATATATGGAATTTTAAATGGTACAACAAATTATATTTTGACTAAGATGAGTGAAGATAATCAGAGCTTTGAAGAGGCATTGCTTAAAGCTCAGGAAATGGGTTATGCCGAAAGTGACCCTACTTCAGATGTAGATGGTTATGATGCTGCCTATAAAATAACTATTTTGTCTTCTTTAGCTTATCAAAGATTTGTAGATGTAGAAAATGTCTATGTTGAAGGTATCAGAAATATTGCTATTGATGATATTAAATTTGCGAAAGAAATGGGTTATGTAATTAAACTTTTAGCAATTGCTAAAAATTCTGATGAGGGGCTTGATATTAGAGTTCATCCTGCTTTCGTTCCAGAAAATCACACCTTAGCAATGATTAATAATACTTATAATTGTGTTTATTTACACGGTGATGCAGTTGGAGAAGTAATGTCTTCTGCAGAAGGTGCAGGTCAAATGCCGACTGGAAGCGCTGTAGTTGCTGACATAATCTATATTAGTAAAAATATAAATTATAATAAACAGGAGTATCCTAAAATTGATTCCTGTCAAAAAAATAATATTATTGATACAAAAGAAATAGAAAGCAGTTTTTATATTAGATTAAGTGTTTTTGACAAGCCTGGTGTAATGGCAAAAATAGCTAAGATTTTTGGCGATAATAATGTTAGTCTGGCATCTGTATTACAAAAAGAACGTTTGAATCCAGTTGTGCCGCTTGTTTTAATTACTCATTCTGTTAAGGAAAAATATCTTTACAAATCAATTTCTGAAATCAAAGAATTAGAAGATGTTAATGATATTAATAGTGTTATTAGGGTAGAAAAGCATATTTAA